One genomic region from Aneurinibacillus sp. REN35 encodes:
- a CDS encoding McrC family protein, with protein MKDSKPIYRLKEYETVSGLSLSPESVAILRTEFHHVVTLRSAPMETWDVMASSYIGRIELSDAAIYIMPKVTSDTVWHWLSVAYDISSLRLHPPSTQLGEWRGDVEWLVKAFMKECASIVRSGLRSGYETRVDSMENVRGALRIAPTLGHWMKQEYHFVCAYDEPTRSVPVNRLLYAGLYHMAQRDYHDARVRLELLRLCAAFAPEKGEERDVAERTTPSEQLTALAHLSRTHFTRSYTQACAWLALYWRSCGLSMHKGEVLYDSFVLDMNELFERYVALRLQTALLQHDIEVIVQPHHWLGEEGQIRIVPDLVLRHQSGEEIVVDTKYKLRTGQGENADVFQMLAYLTARSSRSGVLVYAAREERVDRILHTDKTIYRWSLGLDVPMNIEEQEAHMRRMIQRLLALFV; from the coding sequence GTGAAGGACAGTAAGCCAATCTATCGTTTAAAGGAATATGAGACAGTAAGCGGACTTTCCTTATCTCCTGAGAGTGTGGCGATATTGCGTACGGAATTTCATCATGTCGTTACACTCCGCTCTGCTCCTATGGAGACATGGGATGTGATGGCATCGTCTTATATTGGCCGCATCGAACTTTCTGATGCGGCGATTTATATTATGCCTAAGGTTACAAGTGATACGGTATGGCATTGGCTTTCGGTCGCTTATGATATCTCTTCGCTTAGACTCCATCCCCCTTCTACACAGCTTGGGGAGTGGAGAGGAGATGTGGAATGGTTGGTTAAGGCCTTTATGAAGGAATGCGCCTCCATCGTTCGCAGTGGGCTGCGCAGCGGGTATGAGACACGCGTAGACTCTATGGAGAATGTGCGCGGCGCACTGCGCATCGCTCCAACTCTTGGCCATTGGATGAAGCAGGAGTACCACTTTGTTTGTGCATATGATGAGCCGACACGTTCTGTACCGGTGAATCGCCTGCTTTATGCCGGGCTGTACCACATGGCGCAGCGGGATTATCATGATGCAAGAGTTCGCCTAGAACTCTTGCGGCTTTGTGCTGCCTTTGCTCCAGAGAAGGGAGAGGAGCGGGACGTGGCAGAGAGAACCACGCCATCCGAGCAGCTTACGGCGCTTGCCCATCTTTCACGCACACACTTTACCAGATCCTATACCCAAGCATGTGCTTGGCTTGCCCTATACTGGCGTTCATGCGGGTTGTCTATGCATAAAGGAGAGGTACTGTATGACAGTTTTGTGCTGGATATGAACGAGCTTTTTGAGCGCTATGTTGCACTCCGCCTTCAGACCGCACTCTTGCAGCATGATATTGAAGTGATTGTGCAGCCGCATCATTGGCTCGGTGAAGAAGGACAGATTCGTATCGTGCCTGATTTGGTGCTGCGTCATCAATCAGGCGAAGAGATCGTGGTGGATACAAAGTATAAGCTTCGCACAGGGCAGGGTGAGAATGCGGATGTGTTTCAAATGCTTGCCTATTTGACCGCCCGCAGCTCCCGCTCCGGCGTTCTTGTCTACGCTGCAAGAGAGGAGAGGGTAGACAGGATTTTACA
- a CDS encoding McrB family protein, whose protein sequence is MPEEQLTAWLQAYQADEVNRLQNHSIDEARAAFLSHFHELEKLCLGDLTLAQFKKVLDHKTKSKHMIDGKKINIWGFSGFSGQMFFNQIYNQTEYAGMLDELTEALCKAVQIPAHEENEYEWTIKKYSDFASVIYRTQKAAIAGGYPPQKCASVKFATFFLSFFWGLQDLRRYPIFYKADRDALNYFGYETCDREKPFDSAAYVRFVRCLCALRGKLEKISGVAWSLPEVQHFLFYVSRRMTEGEQVEENREGTLEESRTAQRLMHLLQTHNFIVSHAQEVDAVQYGLSEEYKSKVIWRFAGTQGDRTYAYVFIWDVPSEYICTIYEENEEGFLRKLYTIEVEDERTFLSALDAHLGRREVEHRSYTLEDAAADTYLDTKTLAEWLDVLYEKKQMILYGPPGTGKTYTAKRLAKVMAQSDSRICLVQFHPSYTYEEFIEGMRPEIVEGEDGTSHMKVNVKPGLFLELCQEALKQENRDRAYVLIIDEFNRANTAKVFGELLYALEYRNSSIPLPYSRDKMIVPDNVYLIGTMNTTDRSLAQLDFALRRRFPAVYVSVRETERILRAYLLEHHPDMIWIAELVHRANKQINHPDFFLGHSFFMNRGLTDEKFARIWKYEVLPYLEEYFAYEPERLREYTLDALLEREGDTGEGQ, encoded by the coding sequence TTGCCAGAAGAACAGCTTACCGCATGGCTGCAGGCGTATCAAGCAGATGAGGTGAACCGCCTGCAGAATCACAGCATTGATGAGGCGCGCGCAGCGTTCCTCTCGCACTTTCATGAGCTAGAGAAGCTATGCCTAGGTGATCTGACGCTTGCACAGTTTAAGAAGGTGCTGGATCATAAAACAAAAAGCAAACATATGATTGACGGCAAGAAGATAAACATTTGGGGGTTCAGCGGTTTTTCCGGTCAAATGTTTTTTAATCAGATATACAATCAGACTGAGTATGCAGGAATGCTGGATGAGCTGACAGAAGCCCTGTGCAAGGCGGTTCAGATCCCAGCGCATGAAGAGAATGAATATGAATGGACCATTAAGAAATACAGCGATTTTGCATCAGTTATCTATCGGACACAAAAAGCAGCAATTGCCGGCGGGTACCCACCGCAAAAATGCGCATCCGTAAAATTTGCAACGTTTTTCCTCAGTTTTTTCTGGGGCCTGCAGGATTTGCGACGCTATCCTATCTTCTATAAAGCGGACCGGGATGCATTAAACTACTTCGGGTATGAGACATGTGATCGGGAGAAGCCGTTCGATAGTGCTGCCTATGTACGATTTGTCCGATGCCTCTGTGCGCTGCGTGGCAAGCTTGAAAAGATCAGCGGAGTTGCCTGGAGCCTGCCGGAAGTACAGCATTTTCTCTTTTATGTGTCGCGCCGTATGACAGAAGGGGAACAGGTTGAAGAGAATAGGGAAGGGACGCTGGAGGAATCTCGAACGGCGCAGCGCTTGATGCATCTTTTGCAAACCCATAATTTTATCGTATCGCATGCGCAAGAAGTAGATGCTGTGCAATACGGTCTATCCGAAGAATACAAGTCCAAAGTGATCTGGCGATTTGCTGGTACGCAGGGGGATCGTACGTATGCGTATGTATTCATTTGGGACGTGCCATCTGAATACATCTGTACCATTTATGAAGAGAATGAAGAGGGCTTTCTACGTAAGCTCTATACGATTGAAGTAGAGGATGAACGCACCTTCCTCTCCGCCCTTGATGCCCATCTCGGACGTAGGGAAGTCGAACATCGCTCTTATACGCTTGAGGATGCGGCAGCAGATACGTACCTTGATACAAAGACGCTTGCAGAGTGGCTTGATGTGCTGTATGAGAAGAAGCAGATGATCTTATACGGACCACCTGGTACAGGGAAAACCTACACGGCCAAGCGGCTTGCCAAAGTCATGGCACAAAGTGACAGCCGTATTTGCCTCGTTCAGTTTCATCCGTCGTACACGTATGAAGAATTCATTGAAGGGATGCGGCCTGAGATTGTAGAGGGAGAAGATGGAACTTCACACATGAAGGTGAACGTAAAGCCCGGTCTGTTTCTTGAACTATGCCAAGAAGCACTTAAGCAAGAGAATCGGGACCGCGCGTACGTACTCATTATCGATGAATTCAACCGTGCGAATACAGCCAAAGTATTCGGGGAATTGCTGTATGCGCTTGAATACCGCAATTCTTCCATCCCGCTGCCATATTCAAGGGATAAAATGATTGTGCCGGATAATGTGTATTTAATTGGTACGATGAATACGACGGACCGCTCGCTGGCTCAGCTTGATTTTGCGCTGCGCCGCAGATTTCCGGCTGTATATGTATCGGTGCGTGAAACGGAGCGAATTCTGCGCGCATATCTTCTTGAACACCATCCGGATATGATATGGATCGCAGAGTTGGTTCATCGGGCAAATAAGCAGATAAATCATCCGGATTTTTTCCTCGGTCATAGCTTTTTCATGAACAGAGGACTAACGGATGAGAAGTTTGCGCGCATCTGGAAATATGAGGTTCTTCCATATCTTGAAGAGTATTTTGCCTATGAGCCGGAGCGTCTTCGTGAGTACACACTCGATGCGCTGCTGGAGAGGGAGGGAGATACAGGTGAAGGACAGTAA